A single window of Sphaerodactylus townsendi isolate TG3544 linkage group LG05, MPM_Stown_v2.3, whole genome shotgun sequence DNA harbors:
- the LOC125432752 gene encoding E3 ubiquitin-protein ligase RNF170-like isoform X1, giving the protein MACLNELWAVTQNHNMILSARHTEITASFGRRCPYASTEVRMMHNTLNRSSWISFLSLNQEMSPLENNYASLSPRKHIESLRHWQQCYYSDLTCPICLQTANFPVETNCGHLFCGSCLIEYWKHGSWLGAINCPLCRQKVIFLYNIACENQQDKRSKQTVGDIRDYNKRFSGQPRPFADYLYDMPLLLNLAIRGIFTLGGLIGIFFLRVAICSFGTIMCLTSPFDMMPEPICGILGAVDDLVVVFLLLICLINICSQVESEGANLTNSTTQNILLES; this is encoded by the exons ATggcctgccttaatgaattgtgggCTGTGACTCAGAATCATAACATGATCCTGTCAGCTAGGCACACAGAGATCACAGCAAGCTTTGGAAGGCGATGTCCTTATGCCTCTACTGAAGTACGAATGATGCACAACACACTGAACAGATCTTCCTGGATCAG tTTTCTTAGTTTAAATCAAGAGATGAGCCCTCTGGAAAACAACTATGCCTCTTTGTCTCCAAGAAAACACATA GAATCTCTTAGGCACTGGCAGCAATGTTACTACAGTGATTTGACCTGCCCTATCTGCCTTCAGACGGCCAATTTCCCAGTAGAAACCAACTGTGGACATTTATTTTGTG GTTCCTGTCTGATTGAGTACTGGAAACATGGATCTTGGTTAGGAGCAATAAACTGTCCACTCTGCAGACAGAAG GTTATTTTTCTTTACAACATCGCTTGTGAAAACCAGCAGGATAAGCGAAGCAAACAAACTGTGGGTGACATCAGAGATTACAACAAACGTTTCTCAGGACAGCCTCGGCCT TTTGCAGATTACCTCTACGACATGCCATTACTTCTGAACCTTGCTATACGAGGAATTTTCACCTTGGGTGGCCTTATAGGAATCTTCTTCCTAAGAGTTGCCATCTGCTCTTTTGGAACAATTATGTGCTTAACATCTCCATTTGACATGATGCCAGAACCTATTTGTGGAATCCTGGGTGCAGTCGATGACCTGGTTGttgtgttcttacttttaatttgtttgataAACATTTGTTCACAAGTGGAATCTGAAGGAGCAAATTTGACAAACTCTACAACACAAAACATCTTGTTGGAATCTTAA
- the LOC125432752 gene encoding E3 ubiquitin-protein ligase RNF170-like isoform X2 produces MSPLENNYASLSPRKHIESLRHWQQCYYSDLTCPICLQTANFPVETNCGHLFCGSCLIEYWKHGSWLGAINCPLCRQKVIFLYNIACENQQDKRSKQTVGDIRDYNKRFSGQPRPFADYLYDMPLLLNLAIRGIFTLGGLIGIFFLRVAICSFGTIMCLTSPFDMMPEPICGILGAVDDLVVVFLLLICLINICSQVESEGANLTNSTTQNILLES; encoded by the exons ATGAGCCCTCTGGAAAACAACTATGCCTCTTTGTCTCCAAGAAAACACATA GAATCTCTTAGGCACTGGCAGCAATGTTACTACAGTGATTTGACCTGCCCTATCTGCCTTCAGACGGCCAATTTCCCAGTAGAAACCAACTGTGGACATTTATTTTGTG GTTCCTGTCTGATTGAGTACTGGAAACATGGATCTTGGTTAGGAGCAATAAACTGTCCACTCTGCAGACAGAAG GTTATTTTTCTTTACAACATCGCTTGTGAAAACCAGCAGGATAAGCGAAGCAAACAAACTGTGGGTGACATCAGAGATTACAACAAACGTTTCTCAGGACAGCCTCGGCCT TTTGCAGATTACCTCTACGACATGCCATTACTTCTGAACCTTGCTATACGAGGAATTTTCACCTTGGGTGGCCTTATAGGAATCTTCTTCCTAAGAGTTGCCATCTGCTCTTTTGGAACAATTATGTGCTTAACATCTCCATTTGACATGATGCCAGAACCTATTTGTGGAATCCTGGGTGCAGTCGATGACCTGGTTGttgtgttcttacttttaatttgtttgataAACATTTGTTCACAAGTGGAATCTGAAGGAGCAAATTTGACAAACTCTACAACACAAAACATCTTGTTGGAATCTTAA